A genomic segment from Deinococcus sp. YIM 77859 encodes:
- a CDS encoding M55 family metallopeptidase: protein MKVVISVDMEGVCGVSSWVQVSPPEFGGLVNAAEYQAARERMTREAAAAAEGALAGGATDVLVNDAHDTMRNLLPELLPEGVRFTTGNDKPLSMVQGVQEEGVGALLFVGYHARAGSVRGPLAHTWNGFLRNVRIGGRDTGEYGLNALVAGHYGVPVVFASGDDVALAEIADELGEQVVCVAVKEGLSSYAALHLHPREAQRRIRAGAEKAVRAASAGKPYKTDWPARVELTFDHQARADQCERVPGVERVDSVTVAYSSPDALHLFQTFRLLAKVAEVRLEG, encoded by the coding sequence ATGAAGGTTGTGATCAGTGTGGACATGGAGGGCGTGTGTGGCGTGTCGAGTTGGGTGCAGGTCAGCCCACCGGAGTTCGGGGGTCTGGTGAACGCGGCGGAGTACCAGGCGGCCCGCGAGCGGATGACGCGGGAAGCGGCGGCCGCCGCCGAGGGGGCTTTGGCGGGCGGCGCAACGGACGTGCTTGTGAACGACGCACACGACACCATGCGGAACCTGCTGCCCGAGCTTCTCCCCGAGGGTGTTCGCTTCACCACCGGGAACGACAAGCCCCTCAGCATGGTGCAGGGCGTGCAGGAAGAGGGCGTCGGCGCGCTGCTGTTCGTGGGCTACCACGCTCGAGCGGGCAGCGTGCGCGGGCCGCTGGCACACACCTGGAACGGCTTTCTCCGCAACGTCCGAATCGGTGGGCGCGATACGGGTGAGTACGGCCTCAACGCGCTCGTTGCCGGGCACTACGGCGTACCGGTCGTCTTTGCTTCGGGGGATGACGTGGCCCTGGCCGAGATTGCGGACGAACTGGGCGAACAGGTGGTGTGCGTAGCGGTCAAGGAAGGCCTGAGCAGCTACGCCGCCCTGCACCTGCACCCGCGCGAGGCGCAGCGGCGAATTCGCGCGGGTGCCGAGAAAGCTGTGCGCGCTGCCTCCGCGGGCAAGCCGTACAAAACCGACTGGCCTGCCCGGGTAGAACTGACCTTTGACCACCAGGCCCGTGCCGACCAGTGCGAGCGGGTGCCCGGCGTGGAGCGGGTGGACAGCGTCACTGTGGCCTACAGCAGTCCTGACGCCCTGCACCTCTTCCAGACCTTCCGCCTGCTGGCGAAGGTGGCCGAGGTGCGGCTGGAAGGGTAA
- a CDS encoding DUF4259 domain-containing protein: MNVWGTGSFENEVGAAFAQEVVEDGAFALAEAFDVALDPDTDFLAAEEGHRVLAAAEILAAALTGEMAGITNAPLRTWLASVNPAELQPLRELARAAVTRVLGPDSELPDLWANREDAEAWQAEVERLLTALN, from the coding sequence ATGAACGTCTGGGGAACCGGCAGTTTTGAGAATGAGGTGGGCGCGGCCTTTGCGCAGGAGGTCGTGGAAGACGGCGCCTTTGCCCTTGCCGAAGCCTTCGACGTGGCCCTCGACCCCGATACCGACTTCTTGGCCGCCGAAGAAGGGCACCGCGTGCTTGCCGCGGCCGAAATCCTCGCCGCCGCGCTGACGGGGGAGATGGCCGGGATCACGAACGCGCCGCTGCGGACCTGGCTCGCGAGCGTCAACCCGGCGGAACTGCAACCCCTCCGCGAGCTGGCCCGTGCCGCCGTCACCCGCGTTCTCGGCCCCGACAGCGAACTCCCCGACCTCTGGGCAAACCGTGAGGATGCGGAGGCGTGGCAGGCCGAGGTGGAGCGCCTGCTGACCGCGCTGAACTGA
- the ispG gene encoding flavodoxin-dependent (E)-4-hydroxy-3-methylbut-2-enyl-diphosphate synthase — protein sequence MSTARRQTVTTWVGHVPVGSAHPIVVQSMTNTDTADAEATAIQVAQLARAGSEIVRVTVNTRQAAAALPEIVARLHDLGLNVPIVGDFHYNGHILLREYPETARLLAKYRINPGNVGAGQHHDANFATMIEVAKEYGKPVRIGVNWGSLDQQVLARLMDENARRGSPKSSTDVTIDAMVESALESAAYAEKLGLPHDQIIISVKVSSAPELWQVYRQLAPLCDYPLHLGLTEAGMGMKGMVASSVALAPLLAEGIGDTIRVSLTPEPGAPRKLEVEVAQQILQSLGLRQFLPQVTSCPGCGRTTSTFFQELARKIQDYIREAMPEWKAKYPGVEEMQVAVMGCVVNGPGESKHANIGISLPGTGEDPRAPVYQDGKLLTTLRGHRIAEEFQELLERYVEERYGRARVDV from the coding sequence ATGAGTACCGCGCGCCGTCAGACCGTGACCACCTGGGTCGGGCATGTCCCCGTGGGGAGTGCCCACCCCATCGTCGTGCAGTCCATGACGAACACCGACACTGCCGATGCCGAGGCGACTGCCATTCAGGTCGCGCAGCTTGCTCGGGCCGGATCGGAGATCGTGCGCGTGACCGTCAACACCCGCCAAGCCGCTGCCGCCCTTCCCGAGATCGTGGCCCGATTGCACGACCTTGGGCTGAACGTGCCCATCGTTGGCGATTTCCACTACAACGGCCATATCCTGTTGCGCGAGTATCCCGAGACGGCGCGCCTGCTCGCCAAGTACCGCATCAACCCCGGCAATGTGGGCGCGGGGCAGCACCACGATGCCAACTTCGCCACCATGATCGAGGTTGCCAAGGAGTACGGCAAACCGGTTCGCATCGGCGTGAACTGGGGGAGCCTCGATCAGCAGGTGCTCGCCCGCCTCATGGACGAGAATGCCCGGCGAGGCAGTCCCAAGTCCAGCACCGACGTGACCATCGACGCGATGGTCGAGAGCGCCCTGGAAAGCGCCGCCTACGCCGAGAAGCTGGGCCTCCCGCACGACCAGATCATCATCTCCGTCAAGGTCAGCTCGGCACCCGAGCTGTGGCAGGTGTACCGGCAGCTCGCGCCGCTGTGCGACTACCCCCTGCATCTGGGCCTCACCGAGGCGGGCATGGGCATGAAGGGGATGGTGGCTTCCAGCGTGGCCCTGGCCCCCCTGCTGGCCGAGGGGATCGGGGACACCATCCGCGTTTCCCTCACCCCCGAACCCGGCGCTCCCCGCAAGCTGGAGGTAGAGGTCGCCCAGCAGATTCTCCAGAGCCTGGGCCTGCGCCAGTTCCTCCCGCAGGTCACCTCTTGTCCCGGCTGCGGACGCACCACCTCCACCTTCTTTCAGGAGCTCGCCCGCAAGATTCAGGACTACATCCGTGAGGCGATGCCCGAATGGAAGGCGAAATACCCCGGCGTAGAGGAGATGCAGGTGGCGGTGATGGGCTGCGTCGTCAACGGCCCCGGCGAGAGCAAACATGCCAACATCGGCATCAGCCTGCCCGGCACCGGAGAAGACCCCCGCGCGCCCGTCTACCAGGACGGCAAGCTGCTGACCACGTTGAGAGGCCACCGCATCGCCGAGGAGTTTCAGGAGCTGCTCGAACGGTACGTGGAGGAGCGGTACGGGCGGGCGCGGGTGGACGTATGA
- a CDS encoding NADH-quinone oxidoreductase subunit 15: protein MAHAQDELLYTQWVELLGWLEAEAGARGLGFEKVADFPDYIYRMERPYDLPTTVMSVALTAGRQPLLLAAVSPRHVELKGISLRLMGGSKHWHLHAGERGLLEGKRPFTRERLRVLLDGAIRGRAAV from the coding sequence ATGGCACACGCACAGGATGAGCTGCTGTATACGCAGTGGGTCGAGCTGTTGGGCTGGCTGGAAGCCGAGGCAGGCGCGCGCGGTCTGGGCTTTGAAAAGGTCGCAGACTTTCCCGACTACATCTACCGCATGGAGCGCCCCTATGACCTCCCCACGACGGTGATGAGCGTGGCGCTGACCGCCGGGAGACAACCCCTGCTGCTCGCGGCCGTCAGCCCCCGGCATGTGGAGCTCAAGGGCATTTCCCTGCGGCTGATGGGCGGCAGCAAGCACTGGCACCTGCATGCGGGCGAACGCGGCCTCTTGGAAGGCAAGCGGCCCTTCACACGCGAGCGGCTGCGGGTGCTGCTGGACGGGGCGATACGGGGAAGAGCCGCTGTGTAG
- a CDS encoding divergent PAP2 family protein, whose amino-acid sequence MNTPLEDLLGNRWLWTAVFASTSAQVLKVLLILLMEGRWRPAAFMETGGMPSSHSAMVAALTTGVALTQGLGSPLFAVSAVFALIVMYDATGVRHSSGMQARLLNELVEELRTVVREGFAPQPLRVLLGHTYLEVLVGTLLGIGVAGLVFQVL is encoded by the coding sequence GTGAATACCCCGCTCGAAGACCTGCTTGGGAACCGCTGGCTGTGGACCGCCGTGTTCGCCTCGACCAGCGCTCAGGTTCTGAAAGTGTTGCTGATCCTTCTCATGGAGGGCCGCTGGCGTCCCGCCGCCTTTATGGAAACTGGGGGCATGCCCAGCAGCCACTCGGCGATGGTGGCCGCCCTGACCACCGGTGTTGCCCTGACCCAGGGCTTGGGCAGCCCCCTTTTTGCTGTCAGCGCCGTCTTTGCCCTGATCGTCATGTACGACGCCACGGGCGTCCGCCACTCCAGCGGAATGCAGGCCCGTCTCCTCAACGAGCTGGTCGAGGAACTCCGTACCGTCGTCCGCGAGGGCTTTGCGCCTCAGCCCCTACGGGTGCTGCTCGGTCACACCTATCTGGAGGTGTTGGTGGGCACGCTGCTGGGAATAGGGGTCGCTGGGTTGGTGTTCCAGGTGCTGTAG